From the genome of Pelomonas sp. SE-A7, one region includes:
- a CDS encoding ABC transporter substrate-binding protein — protein MAQPPESPARRCLLLGAASLSLLPARSLALAAPLQLLSYYDYPPFQVAPGQGLSQDLAQWLEREGLVRPQLEVLPRRRVDAITGKAGWQGLVPWVAPSWFPNKSAERPFVWSEPLMDDEDLVLSRRAHPIVFEGVESLRGLTLGGVFGHVYRDADPMVLRGELTRLDSFTQEANLRMLQLGRVDAIFLSRSGLGWWKRRLPEFDALFIVAARPRMRYQRHLMISAQLPTSLRAALLDAVVRLRASADWREMLERYEVHVAEPACCKPAPAVLAGIRP, from the coding sequence ATGGCCCAGCCCCCCGAATCACCGGCGCGTCGCTGCCTGCTGCTCGGCGCCGCGTCGTTGAGCCTGCTCCCCGCGCGTTCGCTGGCATTGGCGGCGCCGTTGCAGTTGCTGAGCTATTACGACTACCCACCCTTCCAGGTGGCGCCGGGCCAGGGCCTCAGCCAGGACCTGGCGCAGTGGCTGGAACGCGAGGGCCTGGTCCGTCCGCAGCTGGAGGTGCTGCCGCGGCGACGCGTTGATGCGATCACCGGCAAGGCCGGCTGGCAGGGCCTGGTGCCCTGGGTGGCGCCCAGCTGGTTTCCCAACAAGTCCGCCGAGCGGCCCTTCGTCTGGAGCGAGCCGCTGATGGACGACGAGGACCTGGTCCTCAGCCGTCGCGCCCACCCCATCGTCTTCGAGGGCGTGGAATCGCTGCGCGGCCTGACCCTGGGCGGCGTGTTCGGCCATGTCTACCGCGATGCCGACCCGATGGTCCTGCGCGGCGAGCTGACCCGGCTGGATTCGTTCACCCAGGAAGCCAATCTGCGCATGCTGCAACTGGGCCGTGTCGATGCGATCTTCCTGTCGCGCAGCGGCCTGGGCTGGTGGAAGCGCCGCCTGCCGGAGTTCGATGCCCTCTTCATCGTCGCGGCCCGGCCGCGGATGCGCTACCAGCGCCACCTGATGATCTCGGCCCAGCTGCCGACTTCCTTGCGCGCCGCCCTGCTGGATGCGGTCGTGCGGCTGCGCGCCTCGGCCGATTGGCGCGAGATGCTGGAGCGCTACGAGGTCCATGTGGCCGAGCCGGCCTGCTGCAAGCCGGCCCCGGCCGTGCTCGCCGGCATCCGGCCCTAG
- a CDS encoding prolyl oligopeptidase family serine peptidase, whose translation MNSKSTLAALGLIALAAGAAAQGLVYPTTRKADQQDVYHGQRVADPYRWLEDDNSAETAAWVKAQNAVTDKFLSDMPQRLPTRKLYTDLYNFEKFGIPFKEGGRYFWTRNDGLQQQSVFYTAASLSDKPTVALDPNTLSKDGTVALSGFIPSPDGKLIAYGIAESGSDWQRWKVRNLATGQDMTDEVRWVKFSSAAWTPDGKGFFYSRYDEPKAGAALTGANYFHKLYYHRLGTEQSADQLVFENKDDKQWGFGAEVSDDGSLVYIAIWKGAGSKNGLAVLPLNKGSFVAGTKVQVITQDFDALYSAVGNEGSTLFVKTDQGASRGRLIAIDLKKPARSAWKTLVAETSDTMTSAHAVGGRFLIGYLRDASTLVKVHAKDGKFVRDVQLPGVGSGAGFSGKWTDSETFFSYTSLTTPSEVWRYDVATGQATVFQKPKTPFEAEQFETRREFVTSKDGTKLPIFIAHKKGLKLDGTNPTLLYGYGGFNVPMTPTYGVTAATWMKMGGVYVIASLRGGNEYGESWHEAGTKLKKQNVFDDFIASAEWLIANKYTQPSKLAVNGGSNGGLLVGAVVNQRPELFGAAVPQVGVMDMLRFHKFTIGWAWVTDYGSSEDAEQFKALLAYSPLHTVKGMRNYPAVMVTTGDHDDRVVPAHSFKYAAALQAADTGAAPKIIRIETAAGHGAGKPTSKIIEERADMLAFFANTFKMDTKQ comes from the coding sequence ATGAACAGCAAGAGCACCCTGGCAGCCCTGGGCCTGATCGCCCTGGCCGCCGGCGCCGCGGCCCAAGGCCTGGTCTACCCGACCACGCGCAAGGCCGACCAGCAAGACGTCTACCACGGTCAGCGCGTCGCCGACCCCTACCGCTGGCTGGAAGACGACAACAGCGCCGAGACCGCCGCCTGGGTCAAGGCCCAGAACGCCGTCACCGACAAATTCCTGTCGGACATGCCCCAGCGCCTGCCGACCCGCAAGCTCTACACCGATCTCTACAACTTCGAGAAGTTCGGCATCCCCTTCAAGGAAGGCGGCCGCTACTTCTGGACCCGCAACGACGGCCTGCAGCAGCAGAGCGTCTTCTATACGGCTGCCTCGCTGAGCGACAAGCCCACGGTGGCCCTGGACCCCAACACCCTGTCCAAGGACGGCACGGTGGCGCTGTCGGGCTTCATCCCCTCGCCGGACGGCAAGCTGATCGCCTACGGCATCGCCGAGTCGGGCTCGGACTGGCAGCGCTGGAAGGTCCGCAACCTGGCCACCGGCCAGGACATGACGGACGAGGTCCGCTGGGTCAAGTTCTCCAGCGCCGCCTGGACGCCGGACGGCAAGGGCTTCTTCTACTCGCGCTACGACGAACCCAAGGCCGGTGCCGCCCTGACCGGCGCCAACTACTTCCACAAGCTCTACTACCACCGCCTGGGCACCGAGCAGTCGGCCGACCAGCTGGTGTTCGAGAACAAGGACGACAAGCAATGGGGCTTCGGCGCCGAGGTCAGCGATGACGGCAGCCTGGTCTACATAGCCATCTGGAAGGGCGCCGGCAGCAAGAACGGCCTGGCCGTGCTGCCGCTGAACAAGGGCAGCTTCGTGGCCGGCACCAAGGTGCAGGTGATCACGCAGGACTTCGACGCCCTGTACTCGGCGGTCGGCAACGAGGGCAGCACCCTCTTCGTCAAGACCGACCAGGGCGCCTCGCGCGGCCGCCTGATCGCCATCGACCTGAAGAAGCCGGCCCGCAGCGCCTGGAAGACCCTGGTGGCCGAGACTTCGGACACCATGACCAGCGCCCATGCCGTGGGCGGCCGCTTCCTGATCGGCTACCTGCGCGACGCCTCGACCCTGGTCAAGGTCCATGCCAAGGACGGCAAGTTCGTCCGCGACGTGCAGCTGCCCGGCGTCGGCAGCGGCGCCGGTTTCAGCGGCAAGTGGACCGATTCCGAGACCTTCTTCAGCTACACCAGCCTGACCACGCCCTCGGAAGTCTGGCGCTACGACGTGGCCACCGGCCAGGCCACGGTGTTCCAGAAGCCCAAGACCCCGTTCGAGGCCGAGCAGTTCGAGACCCGCCGCGAATTCGTCACCAGCAAGGACGGCACCAAGCTGCCGATCTTCATCGCCCACAAGAAGGGCCTGAAGCTGGACGGCACGAACCCGACCCTGCTGTACGGCTACGGCGGCTTCAACGTGCCCATGACCCCGACCTACGGCGTCACCGCCGCCACCTGGATGAAGATGGGCGGCGTCTACGTGATCGCCTCGCTGCGCGGTGGCAACGAGTACGGCGAGTCCTGGCACGAGGCCGGCACCAAGCTGAAGAAGCAGAACGTGTTCGACGACTTCATCGCCAGCGCCGAATGGCTGATCGCCAACAAGTACACCCAGCCTTCCAAGCTGGCGGTGAACGGCGGCAGCAATGGCGGCCTGCTGGTCGGTGCGGTGGTCAACCAGCGCCCCGAGCTGTTCGGCGCGGCCGTGCCGCAGGTGGGCGTGATGGACATGCTGCGCTTCCACAAGTTCACCATCGGCTGGGCCTGGGTCACCGACTACGGTTCGAGCGAGGACGCCGAGCAGTTCAAGGCCCTGCTGGCCTATTCGCCGCTGCACACGGTCAAGGGCATGCGCAACTACCCGGCCGTCATGGTCACCACCGGCGACCACGATGACCGCGTCGTGCCGGCGCACAGCTTCAAGTACGCGGCCGCGCTGCAGGCCGCCGATACCGGCGCCGCGCCCAAGATCATCCGCATCGAGACCGCGGCCGGCCATGGCGCCGGCAAGCCCACCTCGAAGATCATCGAGGAGCGCGCCGACATGCTGGCCTTCTTCGCCAACACCTTCAAGATGGACACGAAGCAGTGA
- a CDS encoding ArgE/DapE family deacylase: MNDEQKLDAWIDAHFDEQVRFLQELVRVPTDTPPGNNAPHAERTAELLQAFGYQAEKHAVPADQVQAYGLQSLTNLIVRRRFSESGPTIALNAHGDVVPPGEGWTHGPYSGDIEDGKLYGRAAAVSKSDFASYTFALRALESLGAPLKGGVELHFTYDEEFGGELGPGWLLAQGLTQPDLLIAAGFSYQVVTAHNGCLQMEVTVHGKMAHAAIPDTGVDALQGAVAILNALYAQNIEYRKTTSQVAGIKHPYLNVGRIEGGTNTNVVPGKVVLKLDRRMIPEEDPVAVEAGVRRVIEQAAAGCPGITVEIKRLLLARSLQPLAGNAALVAALRKQGEAVFGEPIPTSGTPLYTDVRLYGERGIPAAIYGAGPRTVLESNAKRADEHLVLEDLRRATKVVARTLRELLIQA; this comes from the coding sequence ATGAACGACGAGCAAAAGCTGGACGCCTGGATCGACGCCCATTTCGACGAGCAGGTGCGCTTCCTGCAGGAACTGGTGCGCGTGCCCACCGACACGCCGCCGGGCAACAACGCGCCCCATGCCGAGCGAACGGCCGAGCTGCTCCAGGCTTTCGGATACCAGGCCGAAAAGCATGCTGTGCCGGCCGACCAGGTCCAGGCCTATGGCCTGCAGTCGCTGACCAATCTGATCGTGCGTCGGCGCTTCTCCGAATCGGGTCCGACGATTGCGCTCAATGCCCATGGCGACGTGGTGCCGCCCGGCGAGGGTTGGACCCATGGCCCCTACAGCGGCGACATCGAGGACGGCAAGCTCTACGGCCGCGCCGCCGCCGTCAGCAAGAGCGACTTCGCCAGCTACACATTTGCGCTGCGCGCGCTGGAATCGCTGGGCGCGCCGCTGAAAGGCGGTGTCGAACTGCACTTCACCTACGACGAGGAATTCGGCGGCGAGCTGGGCCCGGGCTGGCTGCTGGCGCAAGGTTTGACCCAACCCGACCTGCTGATCGCGGCCGGCTTCAGCTACCAGGTGGTCACGGCCCACAACGGCTGCCTGCAGATGGAGGTGACGGTGCACGGCAAGATGGCCCATGCCGCCATTCCCGACACCGGCGTCGATGCGCTGCAGGGCGCGGTCGCCATCCTGAACGCGCTGTACGCGCAGAACATCGAGTACCGCAAGACCACAAGCCAGGTGGCGGGCATCAAGCATCCCTACCTGAACGTGGGCCGCATCGAAGGCGGCACCAACACGAACGTGGTGCCGGGCAAGGTGGTCTTGAAGCTGGACCGCCGCATGATTCCCGAGGAAGACCCGGTGGCGGTCGAGGCCGGGGTTCGGCGCGTCATCGAGCAGGCGGCCGCTGGCTGCCCAGGCATCACGGTGGAGATCAAGCGCTTGCTGCTGGCCCGTTCGCTGCAGCCGCTGGCCGGCAATGCCGCCCTGGTCGCCGCCCTGCGGAAGCAGGGCGAGGCGGTGTTCGGCGAGCCCATCCCCACCTCGGGCACGCCGCTCTACACGGATGTGCGGCTCTATGGCGAGCGCGGCATCCCGGCCGCCATCTACGGCGCCGGGCCGCGCACCGTGCTGGAGAGCAACGCCAAGCGGGCCGACGAACACCTGGTGCTGGAGGACCTGCGTCGGGCCACCAAGGTCGTCGCAAGGACGCTACGCGAGCTGCTGATTCAGGCCTGA
- a CDS encoding DUF1579 domain-containing protein: MKTLIPSLLLAALCLTAQAQPAHDPQAQIRAQREAMLPLAKLDGAWRGSAWTLLRDGSRQDLVQTERVGSFLDGSVKVIEGRGYEADGRIGFNALGVISYDPATKAYTLQSNALGRSGNFPLSVTANGFIWSIPAGAVTIRYTAVIEGDSWVETGEVLISGREPIKNYEMRLKRIGSTDWPGAGAVPMR; encoded by the coding sequence ATGAAGACCTTGATTCCGAGCCTGCTGCTGGCGGCTCTCTGCCTGACCGCGCAGGCCCAACCCGCCCATGACCCGCAGGCGCAGATCCGGGCACAGCGCGAGGCGATGCTTCCACTGGCCAAGCTGGACGGCGCCTGGCGCGGCTCGGCCTGGACCCTGTTGCGCGACGGCAGCCGCCAGGACCTGGTCCAGACCGAGCGCGTCGGTTCCTTCCTCGACGGCAGCGTCAAGGTGATAGAAGGCCGCGGCTACGAGGCCGACGGCCGGATCGGCTTCAATGCCCTGGGCGTGATCAGCTATGACCCGGCCACCAAGGCCTACACGCTGCAGTCCAATGCGCTGGGCCGCTCGGGCAACTTCCCGCTGTCCGTCACCGCCAACGGATTCATCTGGAGCATCCCGGCCGGCGCGGTGACGATCCGCTACACGGCCGTTATCGAAGGCGACTCCTGGGTCGAGACCGGTGAAGTCCTGATCTCCGGCCGCGAGCCGATCAAGAACTACGAGATGCGGCTCAAGCGCATAGGCAGCACCGACTGGCCCGGCGCCGGTGCCGTCCCCATGCGCTGA
- a CDS encoding YcnI family protein, producing the protein MKQRPWMTALLLAGSAQAHVTLEQREAEAGTPYKAVLRVGHGCDGSATRKLTVLLPEGFKGAKPMPKAGWTLSLRMARLKEPYESHGKSVTEGLAEVSWTANTEADWLQDAWYDEFVVRGTLPGQPGPLWFKVRQDCVQGAWDWSELPAEGMSTSGLKAPAVLLRVTPRVPR; encoded by the coding sequence ATGAAACAACGCCCATGGATGACGGCGCTGCTGCTGGCCGGCAGCGCCCAGGCCCATGTCACGCTGGAGCAGCGCGAAGCCGAGGCCGGCACACCCTACAAGGCGGTGCTGCGCGTGGGCCACGGCTGCGACGGCTCGGCCACGCGCAAGCTGACCGTGCTGCTGCCCGAGGGCTTCAAGGGCGCCAAGCCCATGCCCAAGGCCGGCTGGACGCTCAGCCTGCGCATGGCCCGGCTCAAGGAACCCTACGAGAGTCACGGCAAGTCCGTCACCGAAGGCCTGGCCGAGGTCAGCTGGACCGCCAACACCGAAGCCGACTGGCTGCAGGACGCCTGGTACGACGAATTCGTCGTTCGCGGCACCCTGCCCGGCCAGCCCGGCCCGCTGTGGTTCAAGGTCCGGCAGGACTGCGTGCAAGGGGCCTGGGACTGGTCCGAGCTGCCTGCCGAGGGCATGTCGACCAGCGGCCTCAAGGCGCCGGCCGTGCTGCTGCGCGTGACGCCGCGAGTGCCGCGCTGA
- a CDS encoding MFS transporter, which produces MRLPNLLATSRGRLAAFFLLYVTEGIPLGFAATAVASQLRRQGVGPAEIGAFVASFYLPWAFKWAFGPFIDVFRSKMLGHRRGWILGTQIMMAATLLVLVMVPLPAGLGLFTAILLIHNSFGAMQDVAIDALACNTLKEDERGLANGLMFGGAAVGQAIGSSGVLFLASWVGFQPTFIFVAGCILAVTGFVVLPMKEALAEGADRAMGGLSGAIAEMKKFSVDAFRSFVGSRGALSGVFFALLPAGAMSLGLALQTNLAVELGMSDDEVGTLTGVTLILSAACMVLGGLVSDKLGRRPTLFVYTLGMSPPVLYLMWKLQQHGYVMPREVGGPANPELITALWIASVWYNAFQGLMYGTRAAIYMDVTNPKVAATQFTAYMAMQNLAISIAASWQGIAVEAWGYPTTLLVDAITGAMGLLLLPALKRSTVVSDALAVGRARKSAVVLGVCCLLWIPYWANHDLLGKAQPIVGTFFTLVFVASALFLLAGREVLGATAGVWRRAALWTAPLMLAMHARYHMDKMGGFRPVADVLIYAIPLLGGIVLLALATRSWQALDEMAAADGPQPAPQGAD; this is translated from the coding sequence ATGCGACTCCCCAATCTGCTGGCCACCAGCCGCGGCCGCCTGGCGGCTTTCTTCCTGCTGTACGTGACCGAGGGCATTCCGCTGGGCTTCGCAGCCACGGCCGTGGCCTCGCAGCTGCGCCGCCAGGGTGTGGGCCCGGCCGAGATCGGCGCCTTCGTGGCCTCGTTCTACCTGCCCTGGGCCTTCAAGTGGGCCTTCGGCCCCTTCATCGACGTGTTCCGCTCCAAGATGCTGGGCCACCGCCGCGGCTGGATCCTGGGCACGCAGATCATGATGGCAGCCACGCTGCTGGTGCTGGTGATGGTGCCGCTGCCGGCCGGCCTGGGCCTGTTCACCGCCATCCTGCTGATACACAACAGCTTCGGCGCCATGCAGGACGTGGCCATCGACGCCCTGGCCTGCAACACCTTGAAGGAAGACGAGCGCGGCCTCGCCAACGGCCTGATGTTTGGCGGCGCGGCCGTGGGCCAGGCCATAGGCAGCAGCGGCGTGCTGTTCCTGGCCAGTTGGGTCGGCTTCCAGCCCACCTTCATCTTCGTGGCCGGCTGCATCCTGGCGGTCACCGGCTTCGTGGTCCTGCCCATGAAGGAAGCGCTGGCCGAGGGCGCCGACCGCGCGATGGGCGGCCTGAGCGGCGCCATCGCCGAGATGAAGAAGTTCTCGGTCGATGCCTTCCGTTCCTTCGTCGGCAGCCGCGGCGCCTTATCGGGCGTGTTCTTCGCCCTGCTGCCGGCCGGCGCCATGTCGCTGGGCCTGGCCCTGCAGACCAACCTGGCGGTCGAGCTGGGCATGAGCGACGACGAGGTGGGCACGCTGACCGGCGTCACCCTGATCCTGTCAGCAGCCTGCATGGTGCTGGGCGGCCTGGTCTCGGACAAGCTGGGCCGTCGCCCCACGCTGTTCGTCTACACCTTGGGCATGAGTCCGCCGGTGCTGTACCTGATGTGGAAGCTGCAGCAGCACGGCTATGTGATGCCGCGCGAGGTGGGCGGGCCGGCCAATCCCGAGCTGATCACGGCGCTGTGGATCGCCTCCGTTTGGTACAACGCCTTCCAGGGCCTGATGTACGGCACCCGCGCCGCCATCTACATGGACGTGACCAATCCCAAGGTCGCCGCCACCCAGTTCACCGCCTACATGGCCATGCAGAACCTGGCGATCTCCATCGCCGCCAGCTGGCAGGGCATTGCGGTCGAGGCCTGGGGCTATCCGACCACCCTGCTGGTGGACGCCATCACCGGTGCGATGGGCCTGCTGCTGCTGCCGGCCCTGAAGCGGTCCACCGTGGTCAGCGACGCGCTGGCCGTGGGCCGGGCCCGCAAATCGGCCGTGGTGCTGGGCGTCTGCTGCCTGCTCTGGATTCCCTACTGGGCCAACCACGACCTGCTGGGCAAGGCCCAGCCCATAGTCGGCACCTTCTTCACCCTGGTCTTCGTGGCCTCGGCCCTGTTCCTGCTGGCCGGCCGCGAAGTGCTGGGCGCCACCGCCGGCGTCTGGCGCCGCGCCGCGCTCTGGACCGCACCGCTGATGCTGGCCATGCATGCCCGCTATCACATGGACAAGATGGGTGGCTTCCGACCGGTGGCCGATGTGCTGATCTATGCGATCCCGCTGCTCGGCGGCATCGTGCTGC
- a CDS encoding DUF2946 domain-containing protein, which yields MQTLSRSTMLRWMVVMTFWLGAVVPAFGMAWAAQQGELAPWTQLCRSSLVSPRAEVTSFSQGGQDDQASHAMFKHCAWCALHQQDLAAPPPLAVPAFQPLPGLRFGLPERFFSAELTAHAWRPAAARAPPASI from the coding sequence GTGCAAACCCTGAGCCGCTCCACGATGCTGCGCTGGATGGTCGTGATGACCTTCTGGCTGGGCGCGGTGGTGCCTGCTTTCGGCATGGCATGGGCGGCCCAGCAAGGCGAGCTGGCGCCCTGGACCCAGCTCTGCCGCTCCAGCCTGGTCTCGCCGCGTGCCGAGGTCACGAGCTTCAGCCAGGGCGGTCAGGACGATCAGGCTAGCCACGCGATGTTCAAGCATTGCGCCTGGTGCGCCCTGCATCAGCAAGACCTGGCGGCCCCGCCCCCCCTGGCCGTGCCGGCTTTCCAGCCGCTGCCTGGCTTGCGCTTCGGCCTGCCGGAGCGCTTCTTCAGCGCCGAGCTGACGGCCCATGCCTGGCGCCCCGCAGCCGCGCGGGCACCTCCGGCTTCGATCTGA
- a CDS encoding TonB-dependent receptor, which yields MPTKNFKASALSFAALLCLLSTAQACDECSEAEDDTPPAKAEASAPRRNQLGLVQVQGAAPTSLPTHIPTTLEGIKRADIERSINATDAEDALKYLPSLLVRKRYIGDYNHAVLSTRASGTGNSARSLVFADGIQLSNLLGNGATFTPRWGLVTPEEIERVDVLYGPFSAAYSGNAVGAVVDYQTRMPKAFEAHVRLNLAKQPNDLYGKKRDFDVQQLSASIGDRSGALSWWLNVNQLHSIGQPLTFPTKLVSAGAAPGSGAISVTGAVLDKNRSNVPWYLIGTGTEYDTTQNHAKLKLAYDISSSLRASYVLGTWGNASDGSSRSYLRDGSGNVVDNRYGGDVSQAVLIDGKRYTLAASDFTRSRDDLGHSMQALSLKSRTGGAFDYELAASTYDYGTDLSRAYAPTTKAQAEAGRITDQNGTGWTTLSAKGVYRLDQHSLDFGLSQENYELSTLVNATNDWRNGGVAAFTSRFGGKTSTDALFVQDAIQLGRDWQSVLGLRAEHWTARDGLTESAYTGTADRGVCSISTQRCALVHPERSANYLSPKAALSHQLSEDWVIKASTGRAIRFPTVSELYQGGVNAAGQAINNNPELKPERSWTSELSAEWAQGAGAKASSLRVTLFREDSRDALYSQLNVASNANTVQNVRQIRTHGVEVSYNTAGGWTEQLLKGLSLLGSVTFADSRILANDGYVALPGDTLGKQQPRVPRWRATLLASWQALPDLALSLGARYSGPQFSTLDNSDPNGFAYQAASKYFTTDLRAQWKLNKQFMLSAGVDNLNNYQFWNFHPYPQRTWHAEIRFDL from the coding sequence ATGCCCACGAAGAATTTCAAGGCGAGCGCCCTGTCGTTTGCCGCCCTGCTCTGCCTGCTGTCCACCGCCCAGGCCTGCGATGAATGCAGCGAAGCCGAGGACGACACGCCGCCGGCCAAGGCCGAAGCCAGCGCCCCCCGGCGCAACCAGCTGGGCCTGGTCCAGGTCCAGGGTGCCGCCCCGACCTCGCTGCCCACCCACATCCCGACCACGCTGGAAGGCATCAAGCGCGCCGACATCGAGCGCTCGATCAACGCCACCGACGCCGAGGATGCGCTGAAGTACCTGCCCAGCCTGCTGGTGCGCAAGCGCTACATAGGCGACTACAACCATGCCGTGCTGTCCACCCGCGCCTCGGGCACCGGCAACAGCGCCCGCTCGCTGGTGTTCGCCGACGGCATCCAGCTGTCCAATCTGCTGGGCAACGGCGCGACCTTCACCCCCCGCTGGGGCCTGGTCACGCCGGAGGAGATCGAGCGGGTCGACGTGCTCTACGGCCCGTTCTCGGCCGCCTATTCCGGCAACGCCGTGGGCGCGGTGGTTGACTACCAGACCCGCATGCCCAAGGCCTTCGAGGCCCATGTGAGGTTGAACCTGGCCAAGCAGCCCAATGACCTCTACGGCAAGAAGCGCGACTTCGACGTGCAACAGCTCAGCGCCTCGATAGGCGACCGCAGCGGCGCTCTGAGCTGGTGGCTCAACGTCAACCAGCTGCACAGCATCGGCCAGCCGCTGACCTTCCCGACCAAGCTGGTCAGCGCGGGCGCCGCGCCCGGCAGCGGCGCGATCAGCGTCACCGGCGCCGTGCTGGACAAGAACCGCAGCAATGTGCCCTGGTACCTCATCGGCACCGGCACCGAGTACGACACCACGCAGAACCACGCCAAGCTCAAGCTGGCCTACGACATCAGCTCCAGCCTGCGCGCCAGCTATGTGCTGGGCACCTGGGGCAATGCGTCCGACGGCAGCTCGCGCAGCTATCTCCGCGACGGGTCCGGCAATGTGGTCGACAACCGCTACGGCGGCGATGTCAGCCAGGCCGTGCTGATCGACGGCAAGCGCTACACGCTTGCGGCCTCGGACTTCACGCGCAGCCGCGACGATCTGGGCCACAGCATGCAGGCCCTGAGCCTGAAGAGTCGCACGGGCGGTGCCTTCGACTACGAATTGGCCGCCAGCACCTACGACTACGGCACCGACCTCTCTCGCGCCTATGCGCCCACGACCAAGGCCCAGGCCGAGGCCGGCCGCATCACCGACCAGAACGGCACCGGCTGGACCACGCTCTCGGCCAAGGGCGTCTACCGGCTGGACCAGCACAGCCTCGACTTCGGCCTGTCTCAGGAGAACTACGAGCTCAGCACGCTGGTCAACGCCACCAATGACTGGCGCAACGGCGGCGTGGCCGCCTTCACCTCGCGCTTCGGTGGCAAGACTTCGACCGACGCGCTGTTCGTTCAGGACGCCATCCAGCTCGGTCGTGACTGGCAGAGCGTGCTGGGCCTGCGCGCCGAGCATTGGACTGCCCGTGACGGCCTCACCGAGAGCGCCTACACCGGCACGGCCGACCGCGGTGTCTGCAGCATTTCGACCCAGCGTTGCGCCCTGGTGCATCCGGAGCGCAGCGCGAACTACCTCAGCCCCAAGGCGGCCCTCTCGCATCAGCTGAGCGAAGACTGGGTGATCAAGGCCAGCACCGGCCGCGCGATCCGCTTCCCCACGGTCAGCGAGCTCTACCAGGGCGGCGTCAACGCGGCAGGCCAGGCGATCAACAACAACCCGGAGCTGAAGCCCGAGCGCAGCTGGACCAGCGAGCTGTCGGCCGAATGGGCGCAAGGCGCCGGCGCCAAGGCCAGCTCGCTGCGCGTGACCCTGTTCCGCGAGGACAGCCGCGACGCGCTGTACTCGCAGCTCAACGTGGCGAGCAATGCCAACACGGTGCAGAACGTCCGCCAGATCCGCACCCACGGTGTCGAGGTCTCGTACAACACGGCAGGCGGTTGGACCGAGCAGCTACTCAAGGGCCTGTCCCTGCTGGGCAGCGTGACCTTCGCCGACTCCAGGATCCTGGCCAACGACGGCTACGTGGCCCTGCCCGGCGACACCCTCGGCAAGCAGCAGCCGCGCGTGCCGCGCTGGCGCGCCACCTTGCTGGCCAGCTGGCAAGCATTGCCGGACCTGGCCCTCAGCCTGGGCGCCCGCTACAGCGGCCCGCAGTTCAGCACGCTGGACAACAGCGACCCGAACGGCTTCGCCTACCAGGCCGCCAGCAAGTACTTCACCACCGATCTGCGCGCCCAGTGGAAGCTGAACAAGCAGTTCATGCTGTCGGCCGGGGTGGACAACCTGAACAACTACCAGTTCTGGAACTTCCACCCCTATCCGCAGCGGACCTGGCACGCGGAAATCCGCTTCGACCTGTGA